A window of the Brassica napus cultivar Da-Ae chromosome A2, Da-Ae, whole genome shotgun sequence genome harbors these coding sequences:
- the LOC106393461 gene encoding ACT domain-containing protein ACR4, whose protein sequence is MDVSMSFSQDMDDEYEKLIRRMNPPRVVIDNDSCKNATVIRVDSANEYGILLEVVQILTDLNLTITKAYISSDGGWFMDVFNVTDQDGNKVTDEVVLDYIQKSLGPEACFSTPMRTIGVTPSTDSTVIELTGCDRPGLLSELTAVLTHLRCSVLNAEVWTHNTRAAAVMQVTDDSTGCAISDPERLSRIKNLLRNVLKGSNTPREAKTVLSHGEVHTDRRLHQMMFEDRDYEHRAVVDDDSSSIQDERQRPDVCVDNWLDKDYSVVTVRCKDRPKLLFDTVCTLTDMQYVVFHGSVDTEGTEAYQEYYVRHIDGSPVKSEAEKQRVVQCLEAAINRRVSEGLKLELCTTDRVGLLSNVTRIFRENSLTVTRAEVKTKGGKALNTFYVSDASGYSIDAKTIDSIRQTIGQTILKVKNNPEEQQQRQKPPSQESPTRFLFGGLFKSKSFVNFGLVRSYS, encoded by the exons ATGG ATGTTAGCATGAGTTTTTCACAGGATATGGATGATGAGTATGAGAAGCTCATCAGAAGAATGAACCCACCCAG GGTTGTGATTGATAATGACTCTTGCAAGAACGCCACTGTGATAAGG GTGGATAGTGCAAATGAATATGGGATTCTTCTTGAAGTTGTGCAAATCCTCACTGATCTCAACCTCACTATCACCAAAGCTTATATATCCTCTGATGGTGGTTGGTTCATGGATG TGTTTAATGTCACTGACCAAGATGGCAACAAAGTCACTGACGAAGTTGTTCTAGACTACATCCAAaaa TCTCTTGGCCCTGAAGCTTGTTTCTCCACTCCCATGAGAACCATTGGTGTCACACCATCAACAGACAGCACGGTCATCGAGCTAACCGGCTGTGACAGACCAGGTCTACTCTCTGAACTGACAGCTGTTCTGACCCATCTAAGATGCAGCGTCCTAAACGCCGAGGTCTGGACACACAACACCAGAGCCGCTGCTGTGATGCAGGTGACGGATGACTCAACCGGGTGCGCTATCTCTGACCCTGAGAGGCTCTCCCGGATCAAGAACCTTCTCAGGAACGTCCTCAAGGGAAGCAACACGCCGAGGGAAGCCAAAACGGTTctgtctcacggtgaggttcaCACTGACAGGAGGCTTCATCAGATGATGTTTGAAGACAGAGACTATGAGCACCGTGCGGTGGTGGACGATGATTCATCCTCAATCCAAGATGAGAGGCAGAGACCGGATGTTTGCGTTGATAACTGGCTTGATAAGGATTACTCAGTGGTCACGGTTAGGTGCAAAGACAGACCAAAGCTTCTGTTCGACACTGTCTGCACGTTGACTGATATGCAGTATGTGGTGTTCCATGGAAGCGTTGACACTGAAGGCACGGAGGCGTATCAGGAGTATTATGTGAGACATATAGATGGTTCCCCTGTGAAGTCAGAGGCTGAGAAGCAAAGAGTCGTACAGTGTCTCGAAGCAGCTATCAACAGAAGAGTGTCTGAGGGACTGAAGCTGGAGCTGTGCACGACGGATAGAGTAGGCTTGTTGTCAAACGTGACTCGCATATTCCGTGAGAACAGTCTAACGGTCACTAGAGCTGAAGTGAAAACGAAAGGAGGCAAAGCACTGAACACATTCTATGTCAGCGATGCGTCTGGTTACTCAATTGATGCCAAGACTATAGATTCTATAAGACAGACCATAGGCCAGACCATCCTCAAAGTCAAGAACAACCCTGAAGAACAACAACAGAGACAAAAACCGCCTTCACAAGAATCTCCAACTAGGTTCCTCTTTGGGGGTCTCTTCAAATCGAAATCTTTTGTCAACTTTGGCTTGGTTCGGTCTTACTCTTGA
- the LOC106420453 gene encoding uncharacterized protein LOC106420453 — translation MEEAGRKGDPFPGFEMSVHNDDCVFRRSLSCRLQRRAPCPLLLPPRPPPSKEAPPSTTGASTSALCQNSTDPIPLLSPLVPPSMLQPNPTASSR, via the coding sequence atGGAGGAAGCAGGGCGTAAAGGAGATCCGTTTCCGGGTTTTGAGATGAGTGTTCACAACGACGACTGCGTTTTCCGGCGATCTCTAAGCTGCCGGCTGCAGCGACGAGCTCCCTGTCCTCTCTTATTACCACCAAGACCTCCTCCTTCTAAGGAAGCTCCTCCTTCTACGACTGGCGCCTCCACGTCTGCGTTATGTCAAAACAGCACAGATCCGATCCCTCTATTGTCCCCACTCGTCCCTCCTTCAATGCTTCAACCTAACCCAACCGCCAGCTCTCGCTGA